One segment of Haloplanus natans DSM 17983 DNA contains the following:
- a CDS encoding 30S ribosomal protein S19e — protein sequence MVTLYDVPADALIEALADRLEDRIDAPDWADYTKTGVSKELPPQQDDFWVTRAASLLRKVAVDGPVGVDRLSTAYGDRNQGSTRYRVAAAHADAGSKKIIRTALQQLEEEDLVSTAQGEGRVATPAGRSFLDEVAADVLADLDRPELEKYA from the coding sequence ATGGTAACCCTCTACGACGTGCCGGCCGACGCGCTCATCGAGGCGCTCGCCGACCGGCTCGAGGACCGCATCGACGCCCCCGACTGGGCCGACTACACCAAGACCGGCGTCAGCAAGGAACTCCCGCCCCAGCAGGACGACTTCTGGGTCACCCGTGCCGCGAGCCTCCTGCGGAAAGTCGCCGTCGACGGTCCCGTCGGCGTCGACCGCCTCTCGACGGCGTACGGCGACCGAAACCAGGGCTCGACGCGCTACCGCGTCGCCGCCGCCCACGCCGACGCCGGCAGCAAGAAGATCATCCGCACGGCGCTCCAGCAACTGGAGGAGGAGGACCTCGTCTCCACCGCGCAGGGCGAGGGTCGCGTCGCCACGCCCGCCGGACGGAGCTTCCTCGACGAGGTGGCCGCCGACGTGCTCGCGGACCTCGACCGCCCCGAACTCGAGAAGTACGCGTAG
- a CDS encoding DNA-binding protein has translation MSGNPDDERLEELRQQKMQELKDQAQEGGGPEGGEAQQAAQQQAEAQKQALLKQHLTDGARQRLNAVQMSKPEVAEQVEQQVVALARSGRIQDRIDEDQMRKLLKELTPDKSFDIRRR, from the coding sequence ATGAGTGGGAACCCCGACGACGAACGACTCGAGGAGCTTCGCCAGCAGAAGATGCAGGAACTGAAAGACCAGGCCCAGGAGGGCGGCGGTCCCGAGGGGGGCGAGGCCCAGCAGGCCGCCCAACAGCAGGCCGAAGCCCAGAAACAGGCGCTGTTGAAACAACACCTCACCGACGGCGCCCGCCAGCGGCTCAACGCCGTCCAGATGTCGAAACCGGAGGTGGCCGAACAGGTCGAACAGCAAGTCGTCGCCCTCGCACGGAGCGGTCGGATTCAGGACCGCATCGACGAGGACCAGATGCGGAAGCTCCTGAAGGAGCTCACGCCCGACAAGAGCTTCGACATCCGTCGGCGGTAG
- a CDS encoding DUF7411 family protein encodes MDVAVLYSGGKDSTLAALSLDPFYEVTLVTGTFGVSSDWRHAQRAAERLGYPFRRLDLDPAVADDAVDRLLADGYPRHGIQRAHEHALERAADLDVTAVADGTRRDDRAPTVDRATARSLEDRRGVDYLAPLAGFGRRAVDRLADATLDVDTGPSESITRADYEAELRALLTEREDGAVDDVFPAHEQSHVRGVTRP; translated from the coding sequence ATGGACGTCGCCGTCCTCTACAGCGGCGGCAAGGACTCCACGCTCGCGGCGCTCTCCCTCGACCCCTTCTACGAGGTGACCCTCGTCACCGGTACCTTCGGGGTCAGTTCGGATTGGCGTCACGCCCAGCGGGCGGCCGAGCGCCTCGGCTACCCGTTCCGACGGCTCGACCTCGACCCCGCAGTCGCCGACGACGCCGTCGACCGACTCCTCGCCGACGGTTACCCCCGACACGGCATCCAGCGGGCACACGAACACGCGCTCGAACGCGCCGCGGACCTCGACGTGACCGCCGTCGCCGACGGCACCCGCCGCGACGACCGGGCGCCGACCGTCGACCGCGCGACGGCGCGGAGCCTCGAAGACCGTCGCGGCGTGGACTACCTCGCCCCCCTCGCCGGCTTCGGCCGGCGGGCCGTCGACCGCCTCGCCGACGCCACCCTCGACGTGGACACCGGCCCGAGCGAGTCGATCACCCGGGCCGACTACGAGGCGGAACTCCGGGCGCTCCTGACAGAGCGCGAGGACGGCGCCGTCGACGACGTGTTCCCGGCCCACGAGCAGTCGCACGTCCGGGGCGTGACCCGACCGTGA
- the yqeC gene encoding selenium cofactor biosynthesis protein YqeC, translating into MDLIEALSADSPLVCVVGAGGKKTTLYALANRLDRAVVTATVRIPIFDDEVAAVRLTRDPVGALRDATDWPLGLVPERERDDRYLGYDRETVSAIRATPGHGPVLVKADGARTRLLKAPDEREPQIPATADTVIPIASARVVGEPLSETHVHRPERVAELTGLDLGDRIGPEDVGAVLADRLGGRKGVPPSATVVPLINMVDDDDLAATGRAIADAVHERTNVSRVVLARMLDAEVVDVVE; encoded by the coding sequence ATGGATCTCATCGAGGCGCTGTCGGCCGACTCGCCGCTCGTCTGTGTCGTCGGTGCCGGCGGCAAGAAGACGACGCTCTACGCGCTCGCGAACCGGCTGGATCGCGCCGTCGTCACCGCGACCGTCCGCATCCCCATCTTCGACGACGAAGTCGCCGCGGTACGTCTCACCCGCGACCCAGTCGGCGCGCTCCGAGACGCGACCGACTGGCCGCTCGGCCTCGTCCCCGAACGGGAGCGCGACGACCGGTATCTCGGCTACGACCGCGAAACCGTCTCCGCCATCCGCGCGACGCCCGGACACGGGCCGGTACTGGTCAAAGCCGACGGCGCCCGAACGCGCCTGTTGAAAGCGCCCGACGAGCGCGAACCCCAGATCCCCGCCACCGCCGATACGGTGATCCCCATCGCCAGCGCCCGCGTCGTGGGCGAACCGCTCTCGGAGACCCACGTCCACCGCCCGGAGCGGGTCGCCGAACTCACCGGCCTCGACCTCGGCGATCGGATCGGCCCCGAGGACGTGGGCGCCGTCCTCGCGGACCGACTCGGCGGCCGCAAGGGCGTCCCCCCGAGTGCGACGGTCGTCCCGCTGATCAACATGGTCGACGACGACGACCTGGCCGCGACCGGCCGCGCCATCGCGGACGCCGTCCACGAGCGCACCAACGTGTCGCGGGTGGTGCTCGCGCGGATGCTGGACGCCGAGGTGGTCGACGTGGTCGAGTAG
- a CDS encoding molybdenum cofactor guanylyltransferase: MSERTAVVLAGGRSTRFGDGDKSVADLAGTPMIRRVVDRITPVVDAVVINCRAAQRAAIADALDGASVPVAFAEDDYPDEGPMAGMATGLRAVDGEYAFVVACDMPFVDAGFVDYLFERAAGHDAAVPRPDQWFETTHAVYRAAAMADACEAALEAGEDRIVAPLFDLDFVVVDGDEVRTHGRPSTFENCNTPEDFEDAARRL, from the coding sequence ATGTCCGAACGCACTGCGGTCGTCCTCGCCGGCGGTCGGTCGACGCGGTTCGGCGACGGTGACAAGTCGGTCGCCGACCTCGCCGGGACGCCGATGATCCGCCGGGTCGTCGACCGGATAACCCCCGTCGTGGACGCCGTCGTGATCAACTGTCGGGCCGCACAGCGAGCAGCGATCGCGGACGCCCTCGATGGCGCCAGCGTCCCCGTCGCGTTCGCGGAGGACGACTACCCCGACGAGGGACCGATGGCGGGGATGGCGACGGGCCTTCGCGCCGTCGACGGCGAGTACGCGTTCGTCGTCGCCTGCGACATGCCCTTCGTCGACGCCGGGTTCGTGGACTACCTGTTCGAGCGGGCAGCGGGTCACGACGCCGCCGTCCCGCGCCCCGACCAGTGGTTCGAGACCACCCACGCCGTCTACCGGGCGGCGGCGATGGCCGACGCCTGCGAGGCGGCGCTGGAGGCTGGCGAGGATCGCATCGTCGCGCCGCTTTTCGACCTCGATTTCGTCGTCGTCGACGGCGACGAGGTCCGAACGCATGGTCGTCCGAGCACGTTCGAGAACTGCAACACGCCGGAGGACTTCGAGGACGCGGCGCGACGGCTATAG
- the truA gene encoding tRNA pseudouridine(38-40) synthase TruA: MRAFRVAYDGRPYFGFQRQPDVPTVEDELLDALRAHGIPNDGADIPPGYAAAGRTDAGVSALAQTVAFEAPDWLTPAAFNAELPAAIRAWAGADAPAGFHATHDATRRTYRYYCHGPGLDDDRVRAALDALTGEGDFHNLTTDDEGTVRTLDADCARDGDFLVLTLSADGFARHMVRRIVSLVRAVGSGESGLDRIDRVLGPDPLDGPGGVPTAPATPLVLADVTYPGLSFEPDPQAVESAREAFGERRIEASTAARVVGDLCDGLE, translated from the coding sequence ATGCGTGCCTTCCGCGTCGCCTACGACGGCCGCCCGTACTTCGGCTTCCAGCGCCAGCCGGACGTGCCGACCGTCGAAGACGAACTGCTCGATGCGCTTCGCGCACACGGTATTCCGAACGACGGGGCGGACATCCCGCCCGGCTACGCCGCCGCCGGCCGCACTGACGCGGGCGTCTCGGCGCTCGCCCAGACCGTCGCATTCGAGGCACCGGATTGGCTCACGCCGGCGGCGTTCAACGCGGAACTCCCCGCGGCGATCCGGGCGTGGGCGGGCGCCGACGCCCCCGCCGGCTTCCACGCAACCCACGACGCGACCCGGCGCACGTACCGCTACTACTGCCACGGCCCCGGGTTGGACGACGACCGCGTGCGTGCGGCCCTCGACGCGCTGACCGGCGAGGGCGACTTCCACAACCTCACCACCGACGACGAGGGGACGGTCCGAACCCTCGATGCCGACTGCGCCCGCGACGGCGACTTCCTCGTCCTGACGCTCTCGGCGGACGGCTTCGCCCGGCACATGGTCCGCCGGATCGTCTCGCTCGTTCGGGCGGTCGGGAGCGGGGAGAGCGGCCTCGACCGGATCGATCGGGTCCTCGGCCCCGACCCACTCGACGGCCCGGGAGGCGTCCCGACCGCGCCGGCGACGCCGCTCGTCCTCGCGGACGTGACGTATCCCGGGCTCTCGTTCGAGCCCGACCCTCAGGCTGTCGAGAGCGCCCGCGAGGCCTTCGGTGAGCGGCGCATCGAGGCGTCGACCGCCGCACGAGTCGTCGGTGACCTGTGTGACGGACTCGAGTGA
- the hisS gene encoding histidine--tRNA ligase — MYDRLKGFRDFYPEEMAARRAVADALEGTARQYGFREIGTPALEAVDLYTDKSGDEIVDELYTFEDKGGRHVAMTPELTPTVARMVVAKGQELQKPIKWMSTRPFWRYEQVQQGRFREFYQTNVDVFGSAEPEADAEILAYAADALTTLGLEGADFEFRVSHRDILGGLLRAFEADVNVRAAIRAVDKSAKIEPAEYYDLLHEAGLSYDQAQRFDDLLATGDLSELTDFAGTDEVADAVGNLRNVLDAAADFGVRDYCTVSLETARGLDYYTGTVFECFDTQGEVSRAVFGGGRYDDLIESYGGQPTPAVGVAPGHATLSLLLQRAGVWPEEALSTDYYVLSVGDTRATAARVARDLRDRGHVVETDLAGRSFGAQMSYADGVNAETVVIVGERDLESGEVTVKEMSSGDQTTAPVDEFPGERERPTYDDFA, encoded by the coding sequence ATGTACGACCGACTCAAGGGGTTCCGCGATTTCTACCCCGAGGAGATGGCGGCCCGGCGGGCCGTGGCCGACGCGCTGGAGGGGACGGCCCGGCAGTACGGGTTCCGGGAGATCGGTACCCCGGCGCTCGAAGCCGTCGACCTCTACACCGACAAAAGCGGCGACGAGATCGTCGACGAACTGTACACCTTCGAGGACAAGGGCGGCCGGCACGTCGCGATGACGCCCGAACTGACGCCGACGGTGGCGCGGATGGTCGTCGCGAAAGGTCAGGAACTCCAGAAGCCGATCAAGTGGATGTCCACCCGACCGTTCTGGCGGTACGAACAGGTCCAGCAGGGGCGATTCCGCGAGTTCTACCAGACCAACGTCGACGTCTTCGGCTCCGCCGAACCCGAAGCGGACGCGGAGATCCTCGCGTACGCGGCCGACGCGCTGACGACGCTCGGCCTCGAAGGCGCGGACTTCGAGTTCCGTGTCTCCCACCGCGACATCCTCGGCGGCCTCCTGCGGGCGTTCGAGGCGGACGTGAACGTGCGAGCGGCGATCCGCGCCGTCGACAAGTCGGCCAAGATCGAACCGGCCGAATACTACGACCTGCTCCACGAGGCGGGGCTCTCCTACGATCAAGCCCAGCGGTTCGACGACCTGCTGGCGACGGGCGACCTCTCCGAGTTGACCGACTTCGCGGGCACCGACGAGGTGGCCGACGCGGTGGGCAACCTCCGGAACGTCCTCGACGCCGCCGCCGACTTCGGCGTTCGCGACTACTGCACCGTCTCCCTGGAGACGGCTCGAGGGCTGGACTACTACACCGGCACCGTCTTCGAGTGTTTCGACACGCAGGGCGAGGTGTCCCGCGCCGTCTTCGGCGGCGGGCGCTACGACGACCTGATCGAAAGCTACGGCGGTCAGCCCACGCCCGCGGTGGGCGTCGCTCCCGGCCACGCCACCCTCTCTCTGCTCCTCCAGCGGGCGGGCGTCTGGCCCGAAGAGGCACTGTCGACGGATTACTACGTCCTCTCGGTTGGCGACACCCGAGCCACGGCGGCGCGGGTGGCCCGGGACCTGCGCGACCGGGGCCACGTCGTCGAGACGGATCTCGCGGGGCGGAGCTTCGGCGCCCAGATGTCCTACGCCGACGGCGTCAACGCCGAGACGGTCGTCATCGTCGGCGAGCGTGACCTGGAAAGCGGCGAGGTGACCGTCAAGGAGATGTCGAGCGGCGACCAGACCACCGCCCCCGTCGACGAGTTTCCCGGTGAGCGGGAGCGGCCGACCTACGACGACTTCGCGTAA